The Neofelis nebulosa isolate mNeoNeb1 chromosome 16, mNeoNeb1.pri, whole genome shotgun sequence genome includes a window with the following:
- the TBX21 gene encoding T-box transcription factor TBX21 yields the protein MGIVEPGCGDMLTGTEPMPASDEGRAPGADPQNRYFYPEPGAQDAADRRGGASLGAPYPGGALVPAPPGRFLGAYAYPPRPQAAGFPGVGEPFPPTASAEGYQPGDGYGAPDPRSVLYPGPREDYALPAGLEVSGKLRVALNNHLLWSKFNQHQTEMIITKQGRRMFPFLSFTVAGLEPTSHYRMFVDVVLVDQHHWRYQSGKWVQCGKAEGNMPGNRLYVHPDSPNTGAHWMRQEVSFGKLKLTNNKGASNNVTQMIVLQSLHKYQPRLHIVEVNDGEPEAACNTSNTHVFTFQETQFIAVTAYQNAEITQLKIDNNPFAKGFRENFESMYASVDTSVPSPPGPNCQLLGGDHYSPLLPNQYPVPSRFYSDLPGQAKDVVSQPYWLGPPRDHSYEAEFRAVSMKPAFLPSAPGPTMSYYRGQEVLTPGAGWPVAPQYPPKMGPGSWFRPMRTLPVEPGPGASEGRGPEDQGSPSVWTEITPLRPESSDSGLGEGDSKRRRVSPYPSSGDSSSPAGAPSPFDKETEGQFYSYFPN from the exons ATGGGCATCGTGGAGCCGGGCTGCGGAGACATGCTGACTGGCACCGAGCCGATGCCGGCGAGCGACGAGGGCCGGGCGCCCGGCGCCGACCCGCAGAACCGCTACTTCTACCCGGAGCCCGGCGCGCAGGACGCGGCCGACCGTCGCGGGGGCGCCAGCCTGGGGGCGCCGTACCCCGGGGGCGCCCTGGTGCCCGCTCCGCCGGGCCGCTTCCTCGGAGCCTACGCCTACCCGCCCCGGCCCCAGGCCGCCGGCTTCCCCGGGGTGGGCGAGCCCTTCCCGCCGACGGCGAGCGCCGAGGGCTACCAGCCTGGGGACGGCTATGGGGCCCCGGACCCGCGCTCGGTTCTCTACCCGGGGCCGCGCGAGGACTACGCGCTGCCGGCCGGGCTGGAGGTGTCCGGGAAGCTGAGAGTCGCGCTCAACAACCACCTGTTGTGGTCCAAGTTTAATCAGCACCAGACGGAGATGATCATCACCAAGCAGGGACG GCGGATGTTCCCGTTCTTGTCATTTACTGTGGCGGGGCTGGAGCCCACCAGCCATTACCGGATGTTCGTGGACGTGGTCTTGGTGGACCAGCACCACTGGCGGTATCAGAGCGGCAAGTGGGTGCAGTGTGGCAAGGCTGAGGGCAACATGCCAG GAAACCGCCTGTACGTCCACCCAGATTCCCCCAATACTGGAGCCCATTGGATGCGCCAGGAAGTTTCGTTCGGGAAACTAAAGCTCACGAACAACAAAGGGGCCTCTAACAATGTGACCCAG ATGATCGTGCTCCAGTCTCTCCATAAGTACCAGCCTCGGCTACACATCGTCGAGGTGAACGATGGGGAGCCAGAGGCGGCCTGCAACACCTCCAACACGCATGTCTTCACCTTCCAAGAGACCCAGTTCATTGCCGTGACCGCCTACCAGAATGCAGAG ATCACTCAGCTGAAAATTGATAATAACCCTTTTGCCAAAGGATTCCGGGAGAACTTTGAGTC catgtatGCCTCTGTTGACACCAGCGTCCCCTCCCCGCCTGGACCCAACTGTCAGTTGCTTGGGGGAGACCACTACTCTCCTCTCCTACCCAACCAGTATCCCGTTCCCAGTCGCTTCTACTCCGACCTTCCTGGGCAAGCCAAGGATGTGGTTTCCCAGCCTTACTGGCTGGGGCCCCCCCGGGACCACAGCTATGAGGCCGAGTTTCGAGcggtcagcatgaagcctgcatTCCTGCCCTCCGCCCCTGGGCCCACCATGTCCTACTACCGAGGCCAAGAGGTCCTGACGCCTGGAGCTGGCTGGCCTGTGGCCCCCCAGTACCCTCCCAAGATGGGCCCAGGCAGCTGGTTCCGCCCCATGCGGACTCTGCCCGTGGAACCCGGTCCCGGAGCTTCAGAGGGACGGGGCCCGGAGGACCAGGGCTCCCCCTCCGTGTGGACTGAGATCACCCCGCTGCGGCCGGAGTCCAGTGACTCAGGACTGGGTGAAGGAGACTCTAAGAGGAGGCGTGTGTCCCCCTATCCTTCCAGTGGCGatagctcctcccctgctggggcCCCTTCTCCTTTTGATAAGGAAACCGAAGGCCAGTTTTATAGCTATTTTCCCAACTGA